The Chryseobacterium suipulveris genome window below encodes:
- a CDS encoding class I SAM-dependent methyltransferase gives MMTKIKKIIDFAGILLENPSLINITLNENSVLQKKFKQKYGNFVALPQIEIKDLAHNDVSSVESFLMDGSSLITDLQLLATLAAREDVNSYFEIGTWRGESVYNVAKQIQDCTTMNLSKLEMKEMGWDSRYAEQHGILSTKNSEILHLEGNTKAFDFASLNKKYDLIFIDGDHSYDMVLNDTKKVFKHLLHENSIVVWHDYAYSPQKIRYEVFHAILDGTGKENHQYLYHVKNTLCGVFYRGDIDTTIFDDMEVPGKIYHNTIISEKFS, from the coding sequence ATGATGACGAAAATCAAAAAGATTATTGACTTTGCTGGAATTCTTTTAGAAAACCCAAGTCTAATAAACATTACACTCAATGAAAATTCCGTTCTGCAAAAGAAATTTAAACAAAAATACGGCAATTTTGTTGCATTACCGCAAATTGAAATTAAGGATTTAGCGCACAATGATGTTTCCTCGGTTGAAAGTTTCTTGATGGATGGCAGTTCACTTATCACCGATTTACAATTATTAGCTACGCTTGCTGCGAGGGAAGATGTGAACTCTTACTTCGAGATCGGAACATGGCGTGGAGAAAGTGTATATAATGTGGCCAAACAAATCCAGGATTGCACAACTATGAACCTTTCGAAATTGGAGATGAAGGAAATGGGTTGGGATTCACGATATGCTGAACAGCACGGAATTCTTTCAACAAAAAATTCAGAAATTCTTCATCTTGAAGGTAACACCAAAGCTTTTGACTTCGCATCGTTGAATAAAAAATATGATTTGATTTTTATTGATGGCGACCACAGCTACGACATGGTTTTGAACGACACTAAAAAAGTTTTTAAACATCTACTTCATGAGAATTCCATCGTAGTTTGGCATGACTACGCCTATAGTCCGCAAAAGATTCGTTATGAAGTTTTTCACGCAATTTTGGATGGAACCGGAAAAGAAAACCATCAGTATCTTTATCACGTGAAAAATACTTTGTGTGGGGTTTTTTATCGTGGAGATATCGACACAACTATTTTCGACGATATGGAGGTGCCTGGAAAAATATATCACAACACGATAATTAGTGAAAAGTTTTCATAA